In Acropora palmata chromosome 7, jaAcrPala1.3, whole genome shotgun sequence, one genomic interval encodes:
- the LOC141887184 gene encoding uncharacterized protein LOC141887184 yields MIEDTAGYKEMMRMNYDDSTTILGIIEPYIMSKQILGGTKVIKAPERLTLVIRFSATGETYRSLSFQFRISVSAICYIVRQVFNAMKEHFLPKYVRIPSTDEEWMQIADKFEKKAELP; encoded by the coding sequence ATGATAGAAGATACAGCGGGCTACAAAGAGATGATGAGAATGAACTACGACGATTCCACCACCATTCTGGGCATTATCGAGCCGTACATAATGTCAAAGCAAATTCTTGGTGGTACAAAAGTGATTAAAGCACCAGAAAGACTGACACTGGTAATACGATTTTCGGCAACTGGGGAAACGTATCGTTCTTTGAGCTTTCAGTTTCGTATATCTGTTTCAGCAATTTGTTATATTGTGAGGCAGGTATTTAATGCGATGAAGGAGCATTTCCTCCCCAAGTATGTCAGGATACCCTCTACTGACGAGGAATGGATGCAAATAGcagacaaatttgaaaaaaaagcgGAACTTCCCTAA